The following proteins are encoded in a genomic region of Paenibacillus sp. FSL R7-0273:
- a CDS encoding helix-turn-helix transcriptional regulator — protein sequence MTDKVIRIFKIINAIQSNPGITAADLAFRCDVNIRTIYRDLDVISHFAPVTNEGRGTGYRFLGNFFQYPLDFSEQEALAFSLLPSVLHEDKIPPGFHTAYDKVMGTHLKEKSKLNGVLENIADIIQMGTPAYRKESRNFLQPIIGAILEQQSIRTVYHSQARNATTEREIDPYYLIPRDQRFYLVGYCHLKQDIRTFRISRFQQVEVTGNAFDKSGFNIKHYLKNTWSIDRGSKNIRFKVRFSREVARYIKEEELFVHPWMSDEQDGSLLFEVTVNNAKEFMKWILQYGPDAEILEPASARLEMKQKLERWIRMYQ from the coding sequence ATGACAGACAAAGTAATCCGAATTTTTAAAATCATCAATGCCATCCAGTCCAACCCGGGGATTACCGCCGCCGATCTCGCCTTCCGATGCGATGTGAATATCAGGACGATTTACAGGGATCTTGATGTGATCAGCCATTTCGCGCCGGTTACGAACGAGGGCAGGGGGACCGGGTACAGGTTCCTGGGGAACTTTTTTCAGTATCCGCTTGATTTCTCGGAGCAGGAGGCACTGGCTTTTTCGCTGCTGCCGTCTGTGCTGCATGAGGACAAAATCCCTCCAGGCTTCCACACCGCCTATGATAAGGTAATGGGAACCCACCTCAAAGAAAAGTCCAAGTTGAACGGAGTGCTGGAGAATATTGCTGATATTATCCAGATGGGAACTCCCGCATACCGCAAAGAAAGCCGTAATTTTTTGCAGCCGATTATCGGCGCTATCCTGGAGCAGCAGAGCATCCGTACGGTTTACCACTCCCAGGCACGCAATGCTACAACTGAACGCGAGATCGACCCCTATTATCTGATTCCGCGCGACCAGCGCTTTTATCTCGTCGGCTACTGCCATCTTAAGCAGGATATCCGTACCTTCCGCATCAGCCGTTTTCAACAGGTGGAGGTAACCGGTAACGCTTTTGACAAGAGCGGGTTTAACATTAAGCATTATCTTAAAAATACCTGGTCCATCGACCGCGGCAGCAAAAATATCCGCTTTAAGGTCCGTTTCTCCCGTGAGGTGGCACGTTACATTAAGGAAGAGGAGCTGTTCGTGCATCCGTGGATGAGCGATGAGCAGGACGGCAGCCTGCTGTTTGAAGTGACTGTTAATAACGCCAAGGAATTCATGAAGTGGATTCTGCAATATGGTCCGGACGCGGAGATCCTGGAGCCGGCATCGGCCAGGCTGGAGATGAAGCAGAAGCTGGAGAGATGGATAAGGATGTATCAGTAG
- the katA gene encoding catalase KatA gives MSQGNNKLTTSWGAPVGDNQHSMTAGSRGPTLLQDVHLLEKLAHFNRERVPERVVHAKGAGAHGYFEVTQDLSQYTKAAFLSEVGKRTPMFIRFSTVAGELGSADTVRDPRGFAVKFYTEEGNYDLVGNNTPVFFIRDAIKFPDFIHTQKRHPQTHLKNPNAVWDFWSLSPESLHQVTILMSDRGIPATLRHMHGFGSHTFKWVNAEGKVVWVKYHFKTEQGVKNLDVKLAAQLAGENPDYHTEDLFNAIDKGDFPAWKLCVQIMPEEDADTYRFDPFDVTKVWSQKDYPLIEVGRMVLDRNPENYFAEVEQATFSPGSFVPGIEASPDKMLQGRLFAYADAHRYRVGANHNQLPINRPVAEVNNNQRDGAMNATRNGGGSVYYEPNSFGGAKESPQDKPAPFQVTGQADSVAYDHNDHYTQAGDLYRLLSEEERARLVENIVGAMTPVEYDEIKIRQIGHFFKADPEFGQRIAAGLGLPAPLDADQTE, from the coding sequence ATGAGTCAAGGCAATAACAAATTAACCACAAGCTGGGGCGCCCCCGTCGGAGACAATCAGCATTCAATGACCGCAGGCTCACGCGGACCTACTTTGCTGCAGGATGTTCATCTGCTTGAAAAGCTGGCCCATTTTAATAGAGAGCGTGTTCCAGAACGGGTTGTCCATGCCAAGGGAGCTGGTGCTCATGGATATTTTGAGGTTACACAGGATTTGTCCCAATATACCAAGGCGGCCTTTTTGTCTGAAGTAGGCAAGCGTACGCCGATGTTCATCCGCTTCTCAACTGTAGCCGGCGAGCTCGGTTCAGCTGATACGGTTCGTGATCCGCGCGGTTTTGCCGTTAAATTTTATACGGAGGAAGGCAATTATGATCTGGTGGGCAACAATACGCCGGTCTTCTTCATCCGCGATGCCATTAAGTTCCCGGACTTCATCCATACCCAGAAGCGCCATCCGCAGACTCACCTGAAGAATCCGAACGCCGTCTGGGATTTCTGGTCCCTATCGCCTGAATCACTGCACCAGGTTACTATTCTCATGTCTGACCGCGGCATTCCGGCGACACTCCGTCATATGCACGGGTTCGGTAGCCATACGTTTAAATGGGTTAATGCTGAGGGTAAGGTGGTATGGGTAAAGTATCATTTTAAAACAGAACAGGGCGTCAAGAATCTGGATGTAAAGCTCGCGGCACAGCTGGCGGGTGAGAACCCGGATTATCATACTGAGGATTTGTTCAACGCGATCGATAAAGGGGATTTCCCGGCCTGGAAGCTGTGTGTCCAGATTATGCCGGAGGAGGATGCGGATACGTACCGGTTCGACCCGTTTGACGTAACCAAGGTCTGGTCGCAGAAGGATTACCCGCTGATTGAAGTCGGCCGGATGGTGCTGGACCGTAACCCGGAGAATTATTTTGCCGAGGTTGAGCAGGCTACCTTCTCTCCAGGTTCATTCGTGCCCGGCATAGAAGCCTCTCCTGACAAAATGCTGCAGGGCCGCCTGTTCGCATACGCCGATGCCCATCGCTACCGGGTCGGAGCCAACCACAACCAGCTGCCAATCAACCGTCCGGTTGCCGAAGTGAACAATAACCAGCGCGACGGTGCGATGAACGCTACCCGTAACGGCGGCGGTTCCGTCTATTATGAGCCTAACAGCTTTGGCGGCGCTAAGGAGTCTCCACAGGATAAGCCTGCTCCATTTCAGGTAACCGGTCAGGCTGACAGCGTTGCTTACGATCACAATGATCACTACACACAAGCCGGTGATTTGTACCGCCTGCTGAGTGAAGAGGAGCGTGCACGCCTGGTAGAAAATATCGTAGGTGCGATGACTCCAGTTGAATACGATGAGATCAAAATCCGCCAGATCGGTCACTTCTTCAAGGCTGATCCTGAGTTTGGACAGCGTATAGCTGCAGGGCTTGGGCTGCCGGCTCCACTGGATGCAGATCAGACTGAGTAA
- the glgP gene encoding alpha-glucan family phosphorylase, which produces MNQNKLPSVAYFSMEYGLHSDFKMYAGGLGILAGDYIKGAKDIGAPIIPIGLKWKQGYTDQKIDANGNPYDSYHNYVYDFLEDTGVKVTVKVRKTDVVCKVWKTDKFGNNPLYLLDTDIPENSDAWITGQLYGWFGEERIAQEIVLGIGGVKAMRALEIPIDVYHFNEGHAALAAVELIREKMSGGSTFEEAWKATREEVVFTTHTPIKEGNETHPLDRLEYMGAFNGLTRAQMERIGGEPFNMTVAGLRLSRISNGVAQLHADTAGKMWKEVAGRSEIIGITNAIHTPTWVDERITRAYEEDGDLWGAHKEIKNELIGFIEDRSGIALNPDNLLIGFSRRAAPYKRSDLIFSQPEIIEPYLKDGKIQIVFSGKAHPLDDNGKKIVSNLVAMMKKYPKSVVFLENYDMTIGAQLTRGSDIWLNNPRRPLEASGTSGMKAAMNGVLNCSILDGWWPEACIDGENGWQIGEGFETTDFAVLDKHDSDALYDTLLNRVLPTFYENRDTWVKMMRKSIETTREEFATKRMLDEYYSRMYIKE; this is translated from the coding sequence GTGAACCAGAACAAATTACCGTCTGTCGCTTATTTCAGCATGGAGTATGGCCTGCATTCCGACTTCAAAATGTACGCCGGCGGCCTGGGCATTCTTGCTGGAGATTACATCAAAGGTGCAAAGGACATCGGCGCCCCCATCATCCCGATCGGGCTGAAATGGAAGCAGGGCTATACCGACCAGAAGATTGATGCGAACGGCAATCCTTATGACTCCTACCACAATTATGTCTATGATTTTCTTGAAGATACAGGCGTTAAGGTTACTGTAAAGGTTAGAAAAACAGATGTAGTCTGCAAAGTATGGAAAACAGACAAGTTCGGCAATAACCCCCTCTACCTGCTCGATACGGACATTCCGGAGAACAGTGACGCCTGGATTACCGGCCAGCTGTACGGCTGGTTTGGTGAGGAACGGATTGCCCAGGAGATCGTGCTCGGAATCGGCGGGGTAAAAGCGATGCGTGCGCTGGAGATTCCAATCGACGTCTACCATTTCAATGAAGGCCATGCAGCGCTGGCTGCCGTTGAGCTGATCCGTGAGAAGATGTCCGGAGGCAGCACCTTTGAAGAGGCCTGGAAGGCTACGCGCGAAGAAGTAGTGTTCACCACCCATACTCCGATAAAAGAGGGCAACGAAACCCATCCGCTGGACCGTCTTGAGTACATGGGCGCTTTTAACGGCCTGACCCGTGCGCAGATGGAGCGGATCGGCGGCGAGCCGTTTAATATGACGGTGGCCGGTCTGCGCCTGTCCCGCATCTCTAACGGCGTGGCCCAGCTGCATGCGGATACAGCGGGCAAAATGTGGAAGGAAGTTGCCGGCAGATCGGAAATCATCGGCATCACCAATGCTATCCATACCCCTACCTGGGTGGACGAGCGGATTACGCGTGCTTATGAGGAAGACGGCGACCTGTGGGGCGCGCACAAGGAGATCAAGAATGAGCTGATCGGCTTTATCGAGGACCGTTCCGGCATCGCACTGAATCCCGACAACCTGCTGATTGGCTTCTCCCGCCGGGCCGCGCCGTACAAGCGCAGTGATCTTATTTTCTCCCAGCCGGAGATTATTGAGCCTTATCTGAAGGATGGCAAAATCCAGATCGTCTTCTCGGGCAAGGCCCATCCGCTGGATGACAACGGCAAAAAAATCGTCAGCAACCTCGTTGCCATGATGAAAAAATATCCGAAGAGCGTAGTTTTCCTGGAAAACTACGATATGACGATCGGCGCTCAGCTGACCCGCGGCTCGGACATCTGGCTCAACAACCCGCGCCGTCCGCTGGAAGCCAGCGGCACCTCCGGCATGAAGGCTGCGATGAACGGTGTGCTGAACTGCTCCATCCTTGACGGCTGGTGGCCCGAAGCCTGCATTGACGGGGAGAATGGCTGGCAGATTGGGGAAGGCTTCGAGACTACTGACTTTGCTGTGCTCGACAAGCATGACAGCGATGCCTTATACGATACCCTGCTGAACCGTGTGCTTCCGACCTTCTATGAGAACCGGGATACCTGGGTGAAAATGATGCGTAAGAGCATTGAGACCACCCGCGAGGAATTCGCCACCAAACGGATGCTGGATGAGTATTACAGCAGAATGTATATTAAGGAGTAG
- the rbsK gene encoding ribokinase, with protein sequence MSIVVIGSLNMDMVVRTQRAPEAGETLFGQDFALSPGGKGANQAVAAARLGAEVTMIGSVGRDGFGSELLEIMRGEGIHTEHLTQSEKLGTGVASIVVDGEGENRIIVVPGANLELGVADIQALETVISGADMIVMQLETDLAMCEEAARIAGKHQIPVILNPAPARELSNEMLSYVTYLTPNETEAGILSGVEVSGMESAEQAARILLQKGVQNVIITLGSKGALIVNGAHCEHVQGFPVKAVDTVAAGDSFNGALAYQLTSGKPLAAAVRFANAVGALAVGRQGAIPSLPKLAEVEQFIKAAAEA encoded by the coding sequence TTGAGTATAGTAGTAATCGGAAGCTTAAACATGGACATGGTTGTGCGCACGCAGCGTGCACCGGAGGCGGGAGAGACGCTGTTCGGGCAGGATTTTGCCCTGTCGCCCGGCGGGAAAGGTGCCAACCAGGCTGTAGCGGCGGCTCGGCTCGGCGCGGAGGTCACGATGATCGGCAGCGTCGGCCGGGACGGCTTCGGGAGTGAGCTGCTGGAAATTATGCGCGGAGAAGGCATTCACACGGAGCATCTTACACAAAGCGAGAAGCTCGGCACTGGGGTTGCTTCGATCGTCGTTGACGGCGAGGGGGAGAACCGGATCATTGTGGTCCCGGGTGCGAACCTTGAGCTGGGTGTAGCGGATATTCAAGCACTGGAGACGGTTATTTCCGGTGCGGATATGATTGTCATGCAGCTGGAAACGGATCTTGCGATGTGCGAGGAAGCAGCACGGATAGCGGGCAAGCACCAGATACCGGTGATTCTTAATCCGGCGCCGGCACGTGAGCTGAGCAATGAAATGCTGAGCTATGTCACCTACCTCACTCCGAATGAGACAGAGGCAGGCATTCTTTCGGGCGTTGAAGTGAGCGGTATGGAGTCGGCGGAGCAGGCGGCACGTATTTTGCTGCAAAAAGGGGTGCAGAACGTGATCATCACTCTCGGCTCCAAAGGGGCGCTGATTGTAAATGGAGCCCACTGCGAGCATGTTCAGGGATTTCCGGTGAAGGCTGTGGATACAGTGGCTGCGGGGGATTCTTTTAACGGGGCGCTGGCTTATCAGCTGACCTCCGGGAAGCCGCTGGCAGCTGCTGTCCGTTTCGCCAATGCGGTTGGGGCGCTGGCAGTCGGCAGACAGGGGGCAATTCCGTCGCTGCCTAAGCTGGCAGAGGTTGAGCAGTTTATTAAGGCAGCTGCGGAGGCTTAA
- the aroD gene encoding type I 3-dehydroquinate dehydratase: MSGTVTVKNVTLGEGMPKICVPLVSTTLAELEAEAAAVKALAPDVVEWRSDYFAEVEDIAAVKAALERIQGILPDIPLIFTFRSAREGGEKEISADYYVQLNKAAAGSGWVDIIDVELSGREEEVRGLIAAAHACGVFVIVSNHDFAGTPAEEEIISRLRRAQELGGDLPKIAVMPNSAGDVLTLLAATVKMQELYADRPIITMSMGGEGVISRLAGEIFGSALTFGAAHKPSAPGQVAAAELRTVLELLHRSL, from the coding sequence ATGAGCGGCACGGTAACCGTTAAAAATGTAACACTGGGCGAAGGTATGCCCAAGATTTGCGTACCTCTGGTCAGTACCACGCTGGCAGAGCTTGAGGCTGAAGCTGCTGCGGTGAAGGCTCTGGCTCCGGATGTGGTGGAGTGGCGGAGTGATTATTTTGCAGAAGTCGAAGATATTGCGGCCGTTAAGGCAGCACTGGAGCGGATTCAGGGCATACTGCCTGATATTCCGCTGATCTTTACGTTCCGCAGTGCGAGGGAAGGCGGAGAGAAGGAAATTTCCGCAGACTATTATGTTCAGCTTAATAAGGCTGCTGCCGGGAGCGGCTGGGTTGACATTATTGATGTAGAGCTGTCCGGCCGGGAAGAGGAGGTCCGCGGACTGATTGCAGCGGCGCATGCCTGCGGTGTTTTTGTTATCGTGTCTAATCATGATTTCGCAGGGACGCCTGCCGAAGAGGAGATCATTTCCCGGCTGCGCAGAGCCCAGGAGCTGGGCGGTGATCTGCCGAAGATTGCTGTTATGCCAAACAGTGCCGGAGATGTGCTGACCCTGCTGGCGGCAACTGTAAAAATGCAGGAGCTATACGCGGACCGTCCCATCATTACGATGTCGATGGGCGGGGAGGGTGTGATCAGCCGGCTGGCCGGGGAGATTTTTGGATCGGCGCTGACCTTTGGTGCGGCGCATAAGCCTTCGGCCCCGGGGCAGGTGGCAGCTGCTGAGCTGCGTACGGTGCTGGAGCTGCTGCATAGGAGCTTGTAG